The Paeniglutamicibacter sulfureus genome includes a region encoding these proteins:
- a CDS encoding sensor histidine kinase, with amino-acid sequence MTRITRLARHLARFFASTRVARRGFSVRTRVLAGMLGLITLAFAVTGTVVYLLQVRTMDARIDDSLKRSVQEFQVLAARSSESATASAPLTAEALLYTAMQQTLPAKHEGMLSMVNNDVRWTAPEIVQLRPENDPEFIAWAVNSAPDERVMLQTVPTAKATYRVVSIPLTLAQPQPPAHLFLAYDYTAERQALNRGFLMYVAVGLAILLVAGAAGWLLVGRFLRPVALLRDTARKISESDLSQRIKVVGRDDLAELTMTVNAMLDRVENAMVSQRQLLDDVGHELRTPVTIVQGHLELMDPLDPEDVNQSRDIALAELDRMSFLINDLVTLANSNRVDFVQPAATNIGTLLDDLLDKARPLGDRVWRIGHRVEATADVDPQRITQAMLQLCSNAVKFSADGSTITMGTNITTDSGNEVLRFWVRDEGVGIAVTDQERIFERFGRGHNSKRTEGSGLGLNIVSAIAGAHGGSIGVSSDVGVGSTFVIEIPIAPEKEEDEPNTDH; translated from the coding sequence TCGCCGTCACGGGCACCGTGGTCTATCTCCTGCAGGTTCGCACCATGGACGCCCGCATCGACGACTCGCTCAAGCGCAGCGTCCAGGAATTCCAGGTGCTGGCCGCCCGCAGTTCCGAATCGGCAACCGCTTCCGCACCGCTCACGGCCGAGGCCCTGCTGTACACCGCCATGCAGCAGACCCTGCCGGCCAAGCACGAGGGCATGCTGAGCATGGTCAACAACGACGTGCGGTGGACCGCCCCCGAGATCGTCCAGCTGCGCCCGGAAAACGACCCGGAATTCATCGCCTGGGCGGTGAACTCCGCCCCGGACGAAAGGGTCATGCTCCAAACGGTGCCCACTGCCAAGGCCACCTATCGCGTGGTGAGCATTCCGCTGACCCTCGCCCAGCCCCAACCACCTGCCCACCTGTTCCTTGCCTACGACTACACCGCCGAGCGGCAGGCCCTGAATCGCGGCTTCCTCATGTATGTGGCGGTCGGCCTTGCCATCTTGCTGGTGGCAGGAGCGGCCGGCTGGTTGCTGGTGGGCAGGTTCCTGCGCCCCGTGGCCCTGCTGCGCGACACCGCCCGGAAGATTTCCGAATCGGACCTGTCCCAGCGCATCAAAGTGGTCGGACGCGACGACCTCGCCGAACTCACGATGACGGTCAACGCCATGCTGGACCGCGTGGAGAACGCCATGGTTTCCCAGCGCCAGCTCCTTGACGACGTGGGCCACGAGCTCAGAACGCCGGTGACCATCGTGCAGGGGCACCTTGAGCTCATGGACCCCTTGGATCCAGAAGACGTCAACCAGTCACGGGACATCGCGCTGGCGGAACTGGACCGAATGTCCTTCCTCATCAACGACCTGGTCACCCTGGCGAACTCCAACAGGGTCGACTTCGTCCAGCCTGCCGCCACGAACATCGGCACCCTGCTCGACGACTTGTTGGACAAGGCGCGTCCGCTCGGCGACCGTGTCTGGAGGATCGGCCACAGGGTCGAGGCCACTGCCGATGTCGATCCACAGCGCATCACCCAGGCGATGCTGCAATTGTGCTCCAACGCCGTCAAGTTTTCCGCCGACGGGTCCACAATTACCATGGGAACCAACATCACGACGGACTCCGGCAACGAGGTCCTGCGGTTCTGGGTCCGCGACGAGGGAGTCGGGATCGCAGTGACTGACCAGGAGCGAATTTTCGAACGCTTTGGCCGTGGCCACAATTCCAAACGCACAGAGGGTTCCGGACTGGGACTGAACATCGTCTCGGCGATTGCCGGAGCACACGGAGGAAGCATCGGGGTCAGCTCCGATGTGGGCGTTGGCTCGACCTTCGTCATTGAAATCCCCATTGCCCCGGAGAAAGAAGAAGATGAGCCGAATACTGATCATTGA
- a CDS encoding response regulator transcription factor translates to MSRILIIEDEDRISSFVAKGLKAAGFAPTVADTGKEGGYLAQTGDFELIVLDLGLPDEDGFSVLARIRSTNADTPVIILTARSSIDDTVAGLEGGADDYMAKPFRFEELLARVRLRLRPQAAVHEEQVIRVGPLELDFGSRRTRLHGREIDLSAREFGLAEAFMRNPGQVLSREQLLSRVWGYDFDPGSNVVDVYVRYLRNKLGAEWFTTVRGMGYRFEDPS, encoded by the coding sequence ATGAGCCGAATACTGATCATTGAGGACGAGGACCGCATCAGTTCCTTTGTCGCCAAGGGCCTCAAGGCCGCTGGCTTCGCCCCGACCGTCGCCGACACAGGCAAGGAGGGCGGGTACCTTGCCCAGACCGGAGACTTCGAGCTGATCGTCCTGGATCTTGGATTGCCCGACGAGGACGGTTTCTCGGTTCTTGCGCGCATCCGCTCCACCAACGCCGATACCCCCGTCATCATTCTCACGGCGCGTTCGAGCATCGACGACACTGTTGCGGGGCTCGAAGGAGGCGCGGACGACTACATGGCCAAGCCCTTCCGGTTCGAGGAGCTCCTGGCCCGGGTGCGGCTGCGGCTGCGTCCGCAGGCGGCGGTGCACGAGGAGCAGGTGATTCGAGTCGGCCCGCTGGAACTCGATTTCGGGAGCCGCCGGACGCGTCTGCACGGTCGCGAGATCGACCTGTCGGCCAGGGAATTCGGGCTGGCCGAGGCCTTCATGCGAAACCCCGGGCAGGTGCTCAGCCGGGAGCAATTGCTATCCAGGGTGTGGGGCTATGACTTCGATCCCGGGTCAAACGTCGTTGACGTGTATGTGCGCTACTTGCGCAACAAATTGGGCGCTGAATGGTTCACCACGGTGCGTGGCATGGGGTACCGCTTCGAGGATCCGTCCTGA
- a CDS encoding ASCH domain-containing protein gives MWAEYSNANPDRVRLCPEYTVERFGDSADLADALLHEVIHGRKRATSTLAREFLDDGQSLPRIGSHWIACDGSGTPRVILKSVEFRIGDFNSADADFARDEGEDDRSLESWRTEHRKYWRRTETARGRTWSEDDEIVFERFVPVWPPAHVGLRP, from the coding sequence ATGTGGGCCGAGTATTCAAATGCCAACCCGGATAGAGTTCGTCTTTGCCCGGAGTACACGGTCGAACGCTTCGGTGATTCGGCGGACCTGGCAGACGCGCTGCTGCATGAAGTGATCCATGGTCGCAAAAGAGCCACCTCGACGCTAGCCCGGGAGTTCCTGGATGACGGCCAGTCTCTTCCGCGCATCGGATCTCATTGGATCGCCTGCGACGGGTCGGGAACACCTCGGGTCATCCTGAAAAGCGTGGAGTTTCGGATCGGCGACTTCAACAGCGCCGATGCCGACTTCGCCAGGGATGAAGGCGAGGACGACAGGTCACTGGAGAGCTGGAGGACCGAACACCGCAAATACTGGCGGCGTACCGAAACCGCCCGCGGCCGCACCTGGAGTGAGGACGATGAGATCGTGTTCGAACGCTTTGTGCCGGTTTGGCCGCCTGCGCACGTGGGATTGCGGCCCTGA
- a CDS encoding phosphotransferase, which produces MNSPVLQDADAWTEREQLDFFESAELTDILADVVRPMGLEHAKVSLAELHHRPGAGVSGVFEASNGSTTLYLGATAEKLEKVPEGAVRLDSGQGTVVVWLHPADPLLPGLPLATTPALVEEKWGGGRVLEELRTLAYRPLRRAVLLARFGDGNQLFLKVLRKDAQLLHDKHLALLQAGVPAPTPVGPPMDGVLAFHRARGVPLAEDLMHAPDLPLDPKQIIGLLDSLPQALMEFPARPAWSDRLGWYGHAAQTAVPDQAENIAALIQRLAHILENSRRGELVPSHGDFYEANIFVTDGTITGLLDIDSAGPGYLVDDLACFIGHLAVLPGLDVRYARVGDYLERYAKAFEAELGNRGVSASGLYARAACVVLSLVAGARDESNPDWRLAAMDRLRRVEELAGLAQSAMRTEPTG; this is translated from the coding sequence ATGAATTCACCGGTGCTTCAGGATGCCGACGCATGGACCGAACGGGAGCAACTGGACTTCTTCGAATCGGCTGAACTGACGGACATCCTGGCCGATGTCGTCCGTCCGATGGGACTTGAGCATGCCAAGGTTTCCTTGGCGGAGTTGCACCATCGGCCCGGTGCCGGGGTCTCGGGAGTCTTTGAGGCCAGCAACGGATCGACGACCCTATACCTTGGCGCCACCGCGGAAAAACTGGAGAAGGTCCCGGAAGGTGCCGTGCGGCTGGACAGTGGCCAGGGCACCGTCGTCGTATGGCTGCATCCTGCAGATCCGCTGCTGCCCGGATTGCCGCTGGCGACCACTCCGGCATTGGTCGAGGAAAAGTGGGGTGGCGGCCGCGTGCTGGAGGAGCTGCGCACCTTGGCCTACCGCCCGCTGCGTCGGGCGGTTTTACTGGCCCGTTTTGGAGACGGCAACCAACTGTTCCTCAAGGTCCTGAGGAAGGATGCGCAACTTCTGCATGACAAGCACCTTGCCCTACTGCAGGCAGGCGTCCCGGCCCCCACGCCAGTAGGTCCGCCGATGGATGGTGTGCTGGCATTTCACCGGGCAAGGGGAGTGCCGCTGGCCGAAGACCTCATGCATGCCCCGGACCTGCCCCTGGATCCGAAACAGATCATCGGGCTTCTTGACTCGCTGCCTCAGGCCCTGATGGAGTTTCCCGCCAGGCCGGCCTGGTCGGACCGCCTGGGCTGGTACGGGCATGCGGCCCAGACCGCCGTGCCGGACCAAGCCGAAAACATCGCAGCCCTGATCCAGCGACTTGCCCACATCCTGGAGAACTCCCGCCGCGGCGAGCTGGTACCTAGCCATGGGGATTTCTACGAGGCCAACATCTTCGTCACCGACGGGACCATCACCGGGTTGTTGGATATTGATTCGGCCGGCCCCGGATATCTCGTCGACGACCTTGCCTGTTTTATCGGACACCTTGCGGTCTTGCCGGGTCTTGACGTGCGGTACGCACGGGTCGGGGACTATCTCGAACGGTATGCCAAGGCCTTCGAAGCGGAATTGGGCAACCGCGGGGTGTCTGCCAGCGGGCTCTATGCCCGGGCGGCTTGCGTGGTCCTTTCACTCGTGGCCGGCGCGCGGGATGAATCCAACCCCGACTGGCGTTTGGCGGCGATGGACCGATTGCGTCGGGTGGAAGAACTTGCAGGCCTAGCCCAGAGTGCCATGAGAACCGAACCAACCGGATAG
- the paaZ gene encoding phenylacetic acid degradation bifunctional protein PaaZ, producing MTTTPMAPLVPSFIQNSWWTPSEPVGGTPVLDANTGAPLATVNSDGMDLAKVVEYGRTVGQAELGKLTLHERALKLKELATFLNDRREVLYEISYQTGATKIDSMVDIDGGIGVLFTFSSKGRRELPNSNVITDGTMEVLSRDGSFAGEHIYTRIPGVAAQINAFNFPVWGMLEKFAPAFIAGVPTIAKPATPTGYVAEAMVRLMVESGILPEGSIQLISGSARTLLDVLDYRDMLSFTGSASTAFSLKSHKNVIEGGVRFTAETDSLNAAILGPDAVVGTPEFDAFVKAVTTEMTSKAGQKCTAIRRNIVPAALVADVVKAVGERIDERVVIGDPRAEGVTMGALASLEQLRDVRAAVEDMIAAGGEIAYGTLDAPVVRTTEGEERTVDAGAFMSPLLLTWDDVENESVHSREAFGPVSSVIGYSDLDDAVRLAAKGSGSLVATVCTNDPDTARVLTTGIASHHGRVHMLNRETARSSTGHGSPVPHLVHGGPGRAGGGEELGGIRSVMHHMQRTAIQGSPNMLTAVTGIWHTGADRVIAGDAEFGAVEGAIHPFRKSLAELKIGDAFASPLRKVSLEEITAFANETGDTFYAHTDRAAAEANPFFPGIVAHGYLLVSWAAGLFVQPAPGPVLANYGLENLRFITPVPDGDSIRVTLTAKKITPRVTDEYGEVAWDAVINNQDGEIVATYDVLTLVEKENATYANWA from the coding sequence ATGACGACTACTCCCATGGCTCCACTCGTTCCGAGCTTCATTCAAAACTCTTGGTGGACCCCGTCCGAGCCGGTTGGGGGTACCCCCGTGTTGGATGCCAACACAGGAGCGCCCCTGGCCACGGTCAACAGCGACGGGATGGATCTGGCCAAGGTCGTTGAGTATGGACGCACCGTCGGCCAGGCCGAACTGGGCAAGCTCACCTTGCACGAGCGCGCCCTCAAGCTCAAGGAACTTGCCACATTCCTCAATGACCGCCGCGAAGTGCTTTACGAAATCTCCTACCAAACCGGTGCGACCAAGATCGACTCGATGGTGGACATCGACGGCGGCATCGGCGTGCTGTTCACCTTCTCCTCCAAGGGCCGGCGCGAATTGCCGAACTCCAATGTCATCACCGACGGGACCATGGAGGTCCTTTCGCGCGACGGTTCCTTCGCCGGCGAACACATCTACACCCGGATTCCCGGTGTTGCAGCACAGATCAATGCCTTCAACTTCCCGGTTTGGGGAATGCTGGAGAAGTTCGCGCCCGCCTTCATCGCCGGTGTGCCGACCATTGCCAAGCCCGCCACCCCCACCGGCTACGTAGCCGAGGCCATGGTGCGCCTGATGGTCGAATCCGGCATCCTGCCCGAGGGATCCATCCAGCTGATCTCCGGCTCGGCCCGCACGCTGTTGGACGTGCTGGACTACCGCGACATGCTGTCCTTCACCGGATCGGCCTCCACTGCATTCTCGCTGAAATCCCACAAGAACGTCATCGAGGGCGGCGTGCGATTCACCGCTGAAACCGACTCCCTCAACGCCGCCATCCTCGGTCCCGACGCAGTGGTCGGCACCCCGGAATTCGACGCCTTCGTCAAGGCAGTCACCACGGAGATGACCTCCAAGGCGGGCCAGAAGTGCACCGCCATCCGGCGCAACATCGTGCCCGCCGCCCTCGTTGCCGACGTGGTCAAGGCCGTGGGCGAGCGCATCGATGAGCGTGTGGTCATCGGCGACCCGCGCGCCGAGGGCGTCACCATGGGGGCCCTCGCATCCCTGGAGCAGTTGCGCGACGTACGCGCCGCGGTCGAGGACATGATTGCCGCCGGCGGCGAAATCGCCTACGGAACCCTGGATGCACCGGTGGTTCGCACCACCGAGGGCGAAGAGAGAACCGTCGATGCCGGGGCCTTCATGTCCCCGCTGTTGCTCACCTGGGACGACGTGGAGAACGAGTCGGTGCACAGCCGCGAGGCCTTTGGCCCGGTTTCCTCGGTGATCGGCTACTCTGACCTGGACGACGCCGTACGCCTCGCCGCAAAGGGCTCCGGGTCCCTGGTGGCCACCGTATGCACCAATGACCCCGACACCGCGCGCGTCCTCACCACCGGCATCGCCTCGCACCACGGCCGTGTCCACATGCTCAACCGAGAGACAGCGCGCAGCTCCACCGGCCACGGATCCCCGGTTCCGCACTTGGTGCACGGCGGCCCCGGCCGTGCCGGCGGTGGCGAAGAACTCGGCGGCATCCGCTCGGTCATGCACCACATGCAGCGCACAGCCATCCAGGGCTCGCCGAACATGCTCACGGCAGTCACCGGCATATGGCACACGGGAGCCGACCGAGTCATTGCCGGCGACGCCGAGTTCGGCGCCGTCGAGGGGGCGATCCACCCGTTCCGCAAGTCGCTGGCCGAGCTGAAAATCGGCGATGCCTTTGCCTCGCCGCTGCGCAAGGTCAGCCTGGAGGAAATCACCGCCTTTGCCAACGAAACAGGGGACACCTTCTACGCACACACCGACCGTGCCGCGGCCGAGGCCAACCCGTTCTTCCCCGGCATCGTGGCCCACGGCTACCTTCTGGTCTCCTGGGCCGCGGGACTCTTCGTCCAGCCCGCACCGGGACCGGTCCTGGCCAACTACGGCCTGGAGAACCTGCGCTTCATCACGCCGGTGCCGGACGGGGACTCGATCCGGGTCACGCTGACCGCCAAGAAGATCACCCCGCGCGTCACCGACGAATACGGGGAAGTCGCCTGGGACGCTGTCATCAACAACCAGGATGGCGAGATCGTTGCCACCTATGACGTGCTGACCCTGGTGGAGAAGGAAAACGCCACCTACGCCAACTGGGCCTAG
- a CDS encoding PaaI family thioesterase, with protein MSAERPTAPTPETSIGGVWQIALGELDIKMGIKILEESVEKVVATMPVEGNRQSFGLLHGGASLAVGEAVGSWAAVKHASTMGKSAVGVDVSATHHKGARSGLITITATPISLGRRVASHQVVIENEAGERLCTLRITNLIIDIRK; from the coding sequence ATGAGCGCAGAGCGCCCGACCGCCCCCACCCCCGAAACGTCGATTGGCGGAGTGTGGCAGATTGCCCTCGGCGAGCTGGATATCAAGATGGGCATCAAGATCCTCGAGGAGTCAGTCGAGAAGGTCGTGGCAACCATGCCGGTGGAGGGAAACCGCCAATCATTCGGCCTGCTACACGGAGGGGCGTCCCTGGCCGTGGGCGAGGCGGTGGGTTCCTGGGCAGCCGTCAAGCACGCCTCAACCATGGGCAAGTCCGCAGTGGGCGTGGACGTTTCGGCGACGCACCACAAGGGGGCCCGCAGCGGCTTGATCACGATCACAGCGACCCCGATCAGCCTGGGCCGCCGCGTGGCCAGCCACCAGGTTGTGATTGAGAACGAAGCCGGCGAGCGCCTCTGCACCCTGCGGATCACCAACCTGATCATCGACATCAGGAAGTAA